ctctaTATGTCTACTTTCCCATGTGCAATTCTCCACAAACGTGTTAAAGAATGAACAACATATTTGTAGATAAATGACTAGGCTGATTGGGTCACCTGTGCAACATAACATTGCCATTGATACCATAACGATATTATAGTTACTGACCCAGAGCATggccttatttatttaatctgaAACCAAGGTATAAATAGGAAAAACATAGTTCACTGTTGGTTTTTAGCCCCCTTCAGATTGAGCTGTTCATCTCTTACTCTTCAGCTACTAAAAGGAGTAAAATCTGTCAACAGTTTCGAGTCTGTTCAACTTATGATTCACCTTATTACTAACTGGAGTAATAGTAAAAATAAGAAGCTTACTAATGAAAACAATAAACCACCAGCTACAGGTGCATGGCCCACTAAATGTAGCATAGCATTATACAAGTGATTATTCTGATATTATAGCAAATTGAGAATATATGATACTTATCTATACTATTATGATATTTGTAATTAGGGatctggcggcacggtggcgcagcaagtagtgtcacagtcacacagctccaggaacctccgggtgactgtctgtgaggagtgtggtgtgttctctcggtgtccgcgtgggtttcctccgggtgctccggtttcctcccacagtccaaaaacacacgttggtaggtggattggcgactcaaaagtgtccgtaggtgtgagtgaatgtgtgtgtgttgccctgtgaaggactggcgccccctccagggtgtattcccgccttgcgcccaatgataccaggtaggctctggacccaccgtgaccctgaactggataagcggttgcagataatgaatgaatgaataattagggATCACTGAGATAGACTTGGACTTATACTGAGTTACCCCATCAGTTACTGTTAAAGTGATAGTTTGGCtgaaaagcaaataaacaaatgttctcAATATTTCCTAAGTCTGTTCATATAGAATTGAGGGCCAGTGGAAACTAATACCCAACCAGTAAACAACAGTTACCTCTACCCTCCACATTGTAGCCTTTTTGTTTCAAACACTCATACCAAACATTCCAAATTCAactatatattacattatatcaCTTTTTGCACTCCTCAGTTCTCCTCTGTAATTGACCTCATACAACCGTTTAATTCCAGCGTACTCTTATTCTAATGCTTAAAGAATCCATGACACTGCAGAAATCTCTGCATAATCAGGAGTAAACGCACACTGTAATGACCTCACCCTTGCACTCTCACTTTACCTCACACATGATCGCACTACATGCACACAAAAGGCATTAAACTCCAGAAGCCGTGCTTATTCAAATGCTCTTTTGAgggtaaaataaaagccacagtgTAATGTTACAACTTGCGAGTGAAGACTCAGCAGGAGATGGTTTCACACAAGCtgttgagggggggggggcaagagagagtgagaaaagagGAGCGAGAGCaaagaagagagggaggagCACAGGGGGAGACACTTCCTAAGCTTTAAATGACCACACTGCACcgtaaatattgttttaatggaAGCCTAAAAAGACAGGGTTTTACTTTGATTAGAGACACTCTGCAGGAGGGTATCGGCACAGACGCTTCTGTAATTACAGTAGCAATCTTTCATCTCCTGGGATAGACATTATTACAGCACGCTGATGTGGCACTTGGCTGTGCTGTGTCATGCTTGGGCACTATTCCACAGAGAAAAATAGAGGTCTAGCCTTCTGTTCCAGCAGTGTTGAACTCTTCGATAATGCTTTgataaagtatatatatatataaacaagtaTTTATATGGCAgtatatacaaatacaaaaatctGCTCAGAATAAAATTTTGTTCTAATGACAAATACAAAGCTTTGTTCTATGTTTTGACCTAAGCACAGAATGCTCATATGTTTGGTTAAAGATGGTGGAATATGAGAACCTTTGGTCTTATGCTTGCCCTGGCAACATGACCCCTTTCACTAGAACAGTGGGGTcttgctggtgtgtgtgtgtgtgtgtgtgtgtgcgcacgcacCGAGTATCGGGGTGTGTCCTGCtaagtgcagtgtgtgtttgtggtggttTTTAGGGTTTGAAGACAATCCTCCTGTTCTCAAACTCTCTGCGTTACTCACAGATCGTCACTACAAAGCTGCTGGGCAGACCAAAGGGTAAAAAACACTGGGGAGATATTAGAAGTGAAGTCATTCATTAGCTCAGAGATCTCCTGGCTCCAGGGAAAAGAGGTGCCTCAAAGACAAATTAGTATGTGTTCTTCTATAGTATGGTATGGAGGAAGTGAGTTAATCGTTTATATAATCAGAATCAGGCCTCTTTTGGCAAATGTACATATGACTTATACATTATTTTAGCACAACAGTGATACATAGGTTCAGTTTGGATACTGATATAAACATAGTTTATTGGTGTAAAGATGTGGCCGGTCCACTATCAATATTTGGTGTTATACTCAGTTGCTCCAAACTGGAAAAAATAGAATTtcaaaacaaattacatttaaaatgatataaatattttaattttatgttctTATTTAAGGAGGTGCATGACTACTTTTAAAACTTATTAATGTTCAGTAATTGTTGCATGTTGTAATGTACACTTCATTTATTCACAATGCATCATATAAGGCATACATATCTTATACTGAAAAAGGAAACATTGTATCAGTTGATATCCTGAGTGTAGTTAAATGTGCTTGGTACATCCCCCAACAATATTTTCAATAGTTTTTGCCCTTGTTAGCTTCAGAAGTGccaaactaaagaagcaaacctGAGACCCCAATCAGATTAATGGATAGACAGATACTTTACTGATCCCAAAGGAAATTTAGCAAGAAAACGTTACAAACAAATCAGTTACTGGAAAGGCTGCCACCCACAGCGGCGTCGGAAGTCTGAGCGATTACGTTTGTGGCATTTGTTTAAACCATGTCAATTTGATTTACTTTTTTCACCACCGTTTACTTTATAGTGATTTTATTGTTCCACTGGGCCAGTTTCCCAGACCCAGATTAAGACTAAGCTTAGACTGAAAATAATTCTCAAGGATTAATCACCATTAACTCTGCAATTTAGTCCAAGACTAGACTTAATCCATGTCTGAGAAAgcagctctgcagggtttaatggataattaaatataaatggctTGAAACTAAAGGAGACTAAAAGCTTCACGTTCATATTTAACTGAAgctataatattttaataatgattCATATAGgaatgttaaaaatgtgttaaaccttatttattcttttgttttataTCATGACTTCCTGTGAGTAATAACTACAACACACATAAATATGTGCTCTTAgttgggtttgttttttttctaatcatgtaatttaatattaataacagtattttatttaatcatgtaaaataacatttttaataatgtataatataaacatattggagttgtaaataaacataaagaATATTTTGGTTTGTATGTGAAATGAAATTATGTCACAGTTGTAACATGACTGGGATTAACGTTATTTCTGTAGCTAGCTCtgggcaccacacatttcattattttttttaatgtattgatTATTTCAGAGATCTACTGATACGACTCTAAGCACATGAGGTGGtatgaataaaaataagcaTCTCACCTTCAACTGTTCGTCATGGAGGAAATGAGCTAATCATTTATATACATGGTGTCAGGCAGCTAGAGGTTGTCAGAAAACAAATACTTTTTCACATATGCAGTATAAGAGTGTGATCCGTCAAACtatcattataataaataataaacattaaggccagcatgttttttgttgttgttgttttgcggTGTGTAGAAAGGGCAGCAGTTTGCCTGAAGGTGTGACAGTGGAAGGCCACCGGCTCATTTTTAATCACCCACTGAATAAGACGGATGAGGGTGTGTACGAATGTGAAGCCAGAAACAGCATGGGGGCGGTGCGAGCGGAAGTTAACGTAGCAATTCCAGGTAACAGCCTCTCTGTGTGAAGAACgaaaaagcttttattttaacCTTGTATTCTGTAATGACATCCTATAAATTGTTGTTTTTTGCAAATTCAGGTCAATTCTGGATTCAATTTGTTTTGTGATAtcacaaaaattaaaaagatGTATAAATGACTTATAGCAGCTTAGCTTTACCTGTTATAAGACAAGATAATACATTGAGGAGTGTTTCAGCCTAGACTACTTTTTAAATGAGGCACAATACAGGGTAACCAAACAGAAAATTCCATTTACATGCGTCAGTCTAAAAGGCTCAGTGACAAAAAtaactttacaaacacacaagcGTTGTGATGCTTCTtccttatattttatttatattatcgGATGAGTTCTGTAATAAAATGacccagagtgtgtgtgtgcgtttattGCTTGATATAaaagtgacagaaaaaaaaatggaagaacCACAAGGACTGATAATGCTTTTAATAATCATACTTTATCACTGCCTGATAATGGAAAGAAATCGATGATCCTTTTATCTCAAGCTCCTCTTTCAGCTTTAAGAATTTGGTCCACACTAAATGTGATGCTATTGTACTACTATAGACTATTACTTTCTTTGGAACAATAGCCGTATTATGAATACTCAAGGAGagtaaacaaaaagaaatacaaTTATGAGTCAGTCCTGGTATATTATTACAGACAGAgtgcattttctttttccacTGGCAACAGACACCTTGCTCTTCATCTTAAGTGCTTTCTCTTTGTTCATTTAAGGGCTTTATTGTATTGATATAACTTGcccttaaagggcccatatagTGGAAAATGAACtttcagtgctttttttttatttaaaagttgtaACTCTGTTAACGTATCAGGGTGCTAAGTAATCCCCAATCCACACAATTCTTATAGAGAACCAGCCTATTAAGGAATTAGGGTTTTTTTATGTCACActtaatatatttctatatatacacacaacacCGTGAAATTGTACATGGATTCTTCAATCTGTGTAGTATTCCccaaatgaatgttttaaatcaTCTTTTCTCTGTTTAAATTGCAAGCAGTGGGTCAGTTTCAGTGGCCAGATTGAATTgtactgccccctagtggtaGACAAATGCATTTTAACACTTCTTTCCTTTCACCTTTATATTTAAAGTTGCCTCTGAAACTGCTAAGTACATGAACCCATCCTCCCCCAAGCTCCTAATGATCATAGTTGGGGGAGTGGCTGGTGGCGTGGTGGTCATCATGGTGTTTATTATCCTTCTGGTTAATCGCCACCATAGACGCAGGAACAGAAAACTCAAGAAGGAGCTCAGTGAAAGAAAGTGAGTCTCCCAACAATCATCAACACATCTATAGTCATCATAATACTAATACtttaatcatttacatttttataaacacacttctcttttattttctgtttgtttcagaGAGGAGATAAATAATCTCTCAAGACAAGCCTCCATGAGAAGACTCAACTCTTTTAGCAGTGACCCCAGGGTGCAGGTACTACTTGactaacttttatttaaaatggattTTCAGGTTTAAATGGTCTGCTTAAATTGTTTAAGGACATTACCTCAAATAATGTCTGGTTTTATGGAGGCACAGTCACAAAAATGCCATCACTGAGGTGGTATCTTCAAGGGTGTTCTTTCAAGTCAAGACAGGGAAgacgactgtctgtgaggagttggtgtgctctccctgtgtccgcgtgggtttcctccgggtgactgtctgtgaggagtgtgctgtgttctccctgtgtccgcgtgggtttcctccgggtgactgtctgtgaggagtgtgctgtgttctccctgtgtccgcgtgggtttcctctgggtgactgtctgtgaggagtgtggtgtgttctccctgtgtctgtgtgggtttcctccgggtgactgtctgtgaggagtctgctgtgttctccctgtgtccgcgtgggttttctccgggtgactgtctgtgaggagtgtggtgtgttctccctgtgtctgtgtgggtttcctccgggtgctccggtttcctcccacagtccaaaaacacacgttggtaggtggattggcgactcaaaagtgtccgtaggtgtgagtgattttATGAAAAAGGTGAAAAAGGTAATCCTTCTAAAGTTAAGGCACATCACTGAAACTTACTCCAACAGCAACTTTTTCCCCCGTCACAATGTATAGTCCATAACTAAAGAGGATTTTTCACCTTTGAGCCCTCAAATATATCATTTGTAGTTGTTTTCTAAACTATTTTCAGAAGCCCATTCTTTGTTGAACTGTAGCTGTCGGGTATTATTCCAAGCACCAATGGAACACTGACAAATGGTGTTAGATTACAAAACAAGTTCAAACACTGGCAAACAAAGTTTGTATTGTCTGCAACCATGAAACATTTGTCTGTAGAACCTGACATCACACTGAGAAAGGTCTACTCTTAGTCAACAGTTTATTGTTTATACCTGCCAAATAAGTGCCCTTTGTAGGTTGCATCCCATCCCTTGCTCTCAAATATCTTAATCCCACCTCTAACTCAACCATCAATGGAAAGTTACCCAGTAGGACCTCTGCTGACCAGATATTTCATTGGCTGAGTAGCCTTAAAGAACACTCaagtaaaatattaatactTTGATAAAACAATGACCGagctaaaagtaaaaaaaatacattgattACGCAGCATCTCAAAAAACAACTTAGGAACTGAGTGATCCCAGTaacaaggaatgtccctggacgttcaaaacaggtctaaaagtagtctgtccgtcaaggacatattttaaacatcaatggacgtccaaaatccattttaataagttagttaagtggtgaccaatcgataacgtcagtggacgtccaaaatgagttttatacaagtaatttatttcgggacgtctgtgtttggacgtcttttcaactttcattttcaaccttaagagaacgttgattagacagcagtcattacgttatttcaacgttgaatcaacggctaaatgtttactgggattgctcCGGTAGTAGTCTCTCACTGCATCCTTccagatatatttaataaactgCCTGGCCTCAGCACAAGGGCAACTTTCTCAGTTCTCAGGGACCTCCAGGAACTATTTTCTTCACCCGCAGTCTGTATGTAAAATGCTGAATATCTGGCTTAGAAAGGTCACGGccctaaaataaaaatgtggatgGACTAGTTTTCAAAAAGGTGTTGACACCTTTTTATCACAAATGGTatgtaaatgtcataaatgCTTGAACTTCTTTTTGACTGACTGTTCAAACTTTTACTCCAATGTGTGCTTATCTCTTCTTTTCTCAGACGGAGGAATGTGCCCTTATCAGACTGGACAGTGCCTTAAAAAACAGCTTCCTATCTCTAGAGGTGCCCATCCACTCATTGTTTCATCTATTGTCTGTATTTTATAATGGTTATATTTTGTAGTTATTTTACATGCAGTTTATATTAAATAGGTAGAATACctttaaaggaaaactaggtaaaattttatatctttgctcctgggctccccctacagttgtagagtgtaattcacttttacagcccTGTCCTGAAATCGAGGGATAGGCATATGTCTGCTAACCTCCTCCAGAAATTAGACagtgcagattctgcagtgctgagcccagagtagcaatgacatagGCTCagttctcactattacaggtcagtgaagcttcacagtggttttgaagctgtaccttttaaaggtagaaatactacctagtgttcctttaatcttTAATAAGGCTTATCATACACACATCTCATTTACTCAAATGGTTATCTAAATAAATGCCCATTGAAAAGTGGTTCTATCATGATGTCTCTCTATAGAACCTTTATATTTAAGTGTAGTATGTTAATGTAATTTGCGGATGCTATAAGAACTCACTGGATGATCACTGGATAATTCCTAATGTGCCAGTGGCCTCTTTCCTCCAGGGGAACTCCACACTCTGTACCCAGAGAGATGGATTCAGAGAAGGCGAATACGACAGCCTTGGCCGTCCTGCCATCTACCCGGCTTGCCGCTCAGATCGAGGGAGTGGGAGGAAGAAAGAGACGGAGGCAGAAAGAGAGGAGCGCAGGCGCAGAGTGGAGTCCTACGTAACAAACAGCACTGTGGCTCTAGTGAGGCTTTTCTTTTAAAACCTACTAAAAGGACATTTAAAGGAtattgcatttaaatatttgtgaaagTACTAAATCAAATAAAGCTGAAAGCCACATATTTATCCCACTTTTTGCAAAGGCAGCATCCAAATAATTCATATTTTCTATTACAAATATAAGACTTTCAGCTCTGTCATGAAACAACAACACAGCGGAAAAAAGACTTCTGCAATTaactctttttctgtttcttttctcttttttgtcctTTACTCCCTCAGGATTCAGATTCGCTTCACAAAGACCAGAGCCCCCCATCACTGTCTGTTTGTTCAGGGCCTCTGAGAGAAGGAGGAATGGAGAAAGAAGgatggggacagagagagggagtgaccGAGGGAGAGGAGGGTGACTGCACTTCCGACTCCTATCAGATATCAGAGGCGCTCACAAACCACTTCCATTACAGTAATGGCTTCCTCAGGCCAAAGCCTCATCCCAATGCTATAATATTACACCCAAGAGGTCAAATCATCTGAGTGTTATCAGCTTACTGTGACTGTGGGCCACAGGGCTGAAGAAGAGGACATTCTTCTACATGGCATCTCACTTCTGCGATCTTTTTTTGACCTGCTTTTAGCCTCCAGGATCTCCAGGAGTGAACAGAGATGTTATTAGGTTCGCTGGCTTTCTGCTGCACCAAGGCATCTTTGGAAATGCCCAACATTTCTTCTACATTCCGTGAGGCAAAACGAATGCCTGTTAAAACCCATTCAGAAGGGAACAATAatgtaatgtgttttttgtACCCAGTGGTCTCAACCAGCCCTTGCCGTTTAGACAACTTATACTGGGCAGCTGCTGTACAAGATATACCTCATAGTCTGTTCTAGGCATCGCTGAAGTGCCTCCCACAGGCAAATGAGGGAAAAACAACTGCAAGAAGGAAAAATACTAGCatcaacacacatttaaatacgAAAATGCTACATTTATACAGGCACCGACTGACTCCAAAGCCAATAAATTCTATCAGTACATTACCAGGCTACTTTGTCAAGATTTTATGACACTGGAAAAATTACATGGCGCACATGGCCCACAGTTTGCAGACATTGTTACTGCTGAAATCCTGCACATCAACATGGTTTTTCCTCCTTTATTGTAGCAATGCCTCTACCCTTCAGGAACACTTTAGATGCTGGAATatgtctgtgaagatttgacTGTATCcagcaacaaaaaaaatgttgaggTCAAGTGGTGCTACTGGAAGATGTGTTCTGGATCACAagtgccactccaactcatcccaaggTTATTGGATGCTGCTGTCACTCAAGAAAAAGGGATTTACACCACTCTAGCTGATCCCTGTCCTacagactcatgtgcagctgatcACTGCTCATCTGTGGAGATCCACAGTTGAACGTCTGTGAAACCTTAAAACAAATGGTGTAAATATAGTTTACAATTTTCTGTGTTAATATTTTCTTTATCCAATTCTACTGTGGAGCCACAGGACAGACATCTGGCAGTCTGACCCTAAATAGAGAGATAAGAGACCCTAAAGCAAAACGCCAGCACCACAGAGCGATCCTTAAACATCATCTAGTTGAGTTCATTGGAGTTTGTTCAGGTGCTTGGTCAAAAGCTTTTAAACCACACAATGTCAACAGAGAGCACAGGCAGCCCTGGCTGAGGAATGTCCAGCTGTTACAGTGGTGCAATTTTGGGTCGTCTCATGGCAAAACTCTTGTGATACTGTGAATATCGTTTGTCTTGTTGATTTCCTGTTTTCTCattccttttttaaaatgtgtactccTTATAAAACTTATAATTAGAAATAACTACTAGAAAATTCTCCCAGGCATTTATGGAAAAGCTAAATATTCCACCACTTTTTGTATCATTTTCCTCCATAATTCTTTTATTTCCAGTGCAACTAAGTCACTGCCTGTACCTTCCCTACTTTGGGGAATTAGTTTGCACTACACTGCTGAGTGTAGAAACTTTAATagttgatttttattatttttgttatcaTGTTAGTTCCATTTGGTTGTGATCAATGTGTTGATGTAAATATGAGTAAATGACCATAAGATGAAAGCATaaagagaaatgttttttttttcattttttttgtatatttctgtacattttgtaACGACACTGGAACAGAATTTgtcaacatttttgtttattgtaaaaataaaataaaattagttaattaataaaagaaacCTATATTTGGAAAACCAAAATGGTT
This window of the Hoplias malabaricus isolate fHopMal1 chromosome Y, fHopMal1.hap1, whole genome shotgun sequence genome carries:
- the LOC136678754 gene encoding nectin-4-like — encoded protein: MARLVWFGLLLTAVIVSVCGESVQPVQSLILRAFADEETQLPCEFSIQDDSRVVQVTWSRERTDGVKELIITKHMTEGLQEFPGFSNRVHFKSTDPFKDSTLVIVNTKESDNATYTCHITTFPSGNFEKQITLTVWRMPIAMLEPVILEEGQTFRVGATCRAVGLPRPHLSWDTDIPGQSQNKISEDKVITSYYSLHPLRSLNGRRLDCLVWHPALERPQRHSNTLVVHFPPDPVVVGYDQTWLVNRIGAELKCESGGNPQPQNFTWTRKGSSLPEGVTVEGHRLIFNHPLNKTDEGVYECEARNSMGAVRAEVNVAIPVASETAKYMNPSSPKLLMIIVGGVAGGVVVIMVFIILLVNRHHRRRNRKLKKELSERKEEINNLSRQASMRRLNSFSSDPRVQTEECALIRLDSALKNSFLSLEGNSTLCTQRDGFREGEYDSLGRPAIYPACRSDRGSGRKKETEAEREERRRRVESYVTNSTVALDSDSLHKDQSPPSLSVCSGPLREGGMEKEGWGQREGVTEGEEGDCTSDSYQISEALTNHFHYSNGFLRPKPHPNAIILHPRGQII